The genomic region attgttaaaagtgcaactttaatcattttattatatttctagAGCATTTTATGGAGCCATTATTTGAAAAGCAGTGCATGCTTTTGTATTCTAGGTTCATCTTGAGATGCCCACAATAAAGCATATAATGCTTCACCCTTTTAAACTTTGGAATTTTTAGGGTATGATTAATCATTTGTCATTGTGTTATTGTCTCCCTTGCACTGTCcacttgagaaaacaaaaaaaagagaaaaagaaaaaaaaaactatggGGGAAGCCACTGAAGTGATGCCATTATCTGCCCATGTTGCTAGTTTCTGTTCACTTTGACATTGTAATGGGTCCTAGGCAATGCATTTGCTCGTCCTGTAGATTCATATTGATACTATTGAAGACCCGAAGAATGAGCTAGTTACCAGGTTTAGCTTGAGGGAGGTTGAAACTCAATAGATTGCTTTCATTTATGAGTTCAATCTTTAGTTCTGGTCTGACAAAAGGAATGTTGAAGGTGCAATAATTTAGATActagtaattaagaaagttctCTACTTGACATCTAATTGTAGATCAAAAACCACATACATGCTAGATCACTGCTAAAGGTGAGCTGTAAGGATGCTTGATAGTATTATGTTGCTAGCAGGTGGTCCTTCAAGCCAACTCGAATGCAACTTTGCCTTTGCTACCTGAATAGAGCCTTTCCCTACTGATATTATTATGGCATGCAATAGTAATGGTTGGCAAAGATGCTTATCGCTTTTTCTTTGGATGATGCTCTTCATTTgcatttttgaaaataaagaatctaGAAAGGGATTTGTTTAGCGGTTAAACCATAAATAGAAAGTTTTATAATGCTATTTGCAGCTGCATTAACCCATCAAATCACTTTTGGGGACTGCAGTTCTTTTGACTACATTTCACTATTCAGCCATATGCTGATTATCAAGGCCAGTTTTCTTTGACTCCACcaaaaagatgaagaaatataccattctCTGAGAACCTGTTCCAAGGAAAAAGTGGAGATGTGGTTAACGGAAAATATCCCAGGATGCTTTTAGATTGCTCTCTAAAGAATCTGCTTTTAGGACCATTTTGCTGGCCTTTTCACATGGGTTCTAACATTAATAATCAGTTTTAACCTAATTTTCTACCAAATCAATTTCTCCATTTAAAACTAGACACATGCCgtgtaattcttttttcacGTGACTGAGAAACATAACTTTTAACATTGTTATACATGTATTTGCCTGAATATCCTGTCTTATTGCGTACCCATTTTCCTGATTGTGTTTTGTGTATGTATTGTTAAGAACATGTTTTTGTACTCTGTATGTTCGTATTCAATTTCGGATGTTTAATTATGATACTTGAAACATGGCAATTTCCAGCACTGCTGGAGGGACAACTACAAGCACAACGCCAACGACCACAAACAACAATCCAAATTCGCCAACAACGCCAATGCCTACTACACCAGCCACTCCTGCTGGACTGAATCCAGGAGTGACTCCACCTCTACCCCCGGATAGTTCCAAAGCTTCTTTTGGGTTTATGGCAGGAACAATCTTAATGTCTATCTCCCTTCTGTTAGTTCTCTCCTTTACTTTATGATTCATGTCAGTCTCTTAAAGCTAGATACATTTCCCTCACCGAAAGGAAGAGGCTTATACAGTTTTGTTAGAAAGTGGGTGCCCTATCTGTTGCTACCATCTAGCTTTGTGTAGTATTTGGTCTTTAGCCTGTCTTTTATGTGGAAGCTGTTAATGACAAATTGAATGGTAGAAGACTTGGTTGTTATCATTTAGTAGGCAAGAAGTTGCAGTAGCTGCCTCTGTGTTGTAATCCAATCTTTGTAGGTCcgaaaattcaatttaaatgtTGAGAACTGATTCTTTTAAACtctattattagttaaaattatgAGGCAGGTGGTTAGCCATGACCCTCTCTTGAGGTAAATTTTGTGAAAATTCTCAGCTGATGAATGGCTATCTAAACTGCACTTAACCACATCCACAGTTGCCAGCAGACCAGTAAACAAAAGGGAATTGAGATAAGCTTTAAATAAATGGTAACGCAGATGTATTTCCATATAAGACATATTTAACAAATTGGAAGGGCTGACAAAATATAGGGATGGGAAGAAAGAAGCAAAAAAATGCTTGCTAATTCATTAAGGGTACCAGAACTTACAGTTTAGTTAATGTTCTGTGTTGCCTGTACAAGGGGACCCAATATCAGAAACCGCTAACCTTCGAGGAACGTCTTTAATCACCTTGGATTAATAAGGCACCTCTCAGGTTCCCTTACTATATAAATGATATCGCCAGCGACTTGATAGATGTCTTGATTGCGGTGCCAACTCCATAAAGCATGAGTCTCATTTTTCACCTGTATTGTAAACAAAAGGACGCAAGATGCATGCCCCTTTAGTAGTTAGTTGTCATCCGAACCAAGAATAAATTTGCAGGAGACCAAAGTACACTTGTGCTGAGATTTTCATGCATGTATACACTACCACAGCTTAAAGCACAATGACAATTGACAAGGGTTATCTTGTTCTGTGTTGCTACTAAACAGAACTACTTCCCAGGCATTATCTTGCAGTGCATGAGACTCTGCAATATTAGATTACTTATTGATCTTTGGAGGCTTAGCTCAGGAGGGCATTCATCTTTAACTGATTTGAGGTGAGACAGAGAGCGAAAGAAGGCAGTGCAGTGCTTGATTAGCCTTGCTATATGTTTTGTTAGTTTGcagctttcttcttttcttttgtttcattCTCATTGAATATTTTGcaagttgtttttattttgaaaataagttGCCCCTCTTTGTGCAGGTAGAGCTAGTTAGTATGGAAAGTGCTTCACATAAAATTCAGTTCAgtttttctctcattttgGAAACTAGGCAAAAACTGGAAACTTATGTCTATTTGAAGGATTTTAACAATTTGTTGCTGTatcagagagagagagagagagagagagagagagacaccTCTAGTGTACCATGGCCAAAGCTGCTTTCTCTGAATGCGCTGTACTCAGGCTGCTGATCCCAGCAAAAGTTACCAGCAGCAGGGCCTGATGTAAAATTGAACGCACAGAAGCCACCAATTTCTTCGTCTGGTGTAGCATATGGCTCTGGACAATTATCAGGGTCATCAGCATGAGCAATTGCCAGTGACTCTCGACAACCACCAGTACCCACTGTAATATAAACTGGACCGCATTGATCCAAAGAGTATTTGTATACCCGGTTTGACCTCTCATATGCATGAACCTGTAAATTGTTTTAACATGTACAAATCATCACCTCCTGGAATAAACACTCTTATTCCAGAATACTTACAGATTTAAAACTAAGGCTGcttcttatttatatttcgGGGTGGGATGGTTGCCGAGGCAGAAGTACAGGAAGCAAAAACCAGCAATGAAGGACACAGAAGAGAGAAGTACTCTTACACGTCCATTGAAAACTATGTCAACACCATACATATAAAGCAGGTCCTCCATTTCTACTCTCATACATTCTGCTTCTCTATAATGCGCCCTGAAGGTGCTGTACCAAGGAGGGTACCAAGTAGCCACCAACCAAGGAGTCACACTCCTGTCAACATTATAAAGGTCCCTTTCCAACCATGCGTACTGATCAGCTGTGATTAAGAAATCAAATGCATTTTACGACCGGCACCAAAAAAAGGAATCCATTTTAATGCTAGTTAACAGAGAAAAAAGGGGATATTGATGTTCAAAGGAAGTTGTCTGAGCCAATGCATTGAAGTGATTATACACATATAACTAAATACagattagaaaacaaaaataggATGAGTTCGAGGGGTTTACATGATCTATCATAGGAGATGTAAGCACTGAGCACCACAAAATGTATACCCCCTGCATTGAAGGAATAgtataacatggatgatgaccCACTTTCTTCAGATGGGAATGCAAATCGAGAACTATAAGCAACAAAAACTTCATCTTCAGCCTGTCGCTCTAATTCATGTTTCCCTCCTACCACCATTGTTGGAACATTAGCCACCAGAGGTTGCATGAACCTGCTAACAGTACATTATAGAGCCATTACTAATGTTGATCAGAATGTAGTTTAACAATTTCTCATGATGATCAAAACACTTTCCTGCAGATGTTATTGCTGGCATGCCTGTCTACTCCTTAAAGCAGGCTGTTTCCAAAAATTGTCTTTGTTATTTGTCTAGTCTTATAAAACgacttcaatttctttttgcaGCTAAAGTCATGCACCTAAGATCATTGTGCATGAGCCTCCATATTAAATTGCTAATGGCAGTTAGAAGTAGAAATCTTTAGTCCATAACCAAAAACAGCCATTAGAGcactaataaataaacttcTATCATGACATGAATTACTATTTCTGTTTTAGGTTTGAGCTTCATCAACCTTCCTATCTTTCTAAACCAACTCTTACAGCAAGAACTGCAAATCTATAACTCAAAACATTCTAAAGTGGGTGATTTTGAGGATTAGGATGGAGTTTAGCAGAACAAGTTTGAGTTTGTAAGATGTTGGAGTTTGACCTTTCCCAATAATCCCAACGCGGCTGATAAGTTTCGTGGATGGGAGTTTGTGGAAATGAGCAAGAGTAACAATCAGAACCAGTTCCATTGGAGAGATACGTGTCAGCATAACTTACACCCCCaaccaaaacaaaaagatCAGGATGATTACTGAGCAAGTAATTGAGTGTTGAACTGGTATTGTAAGTAAGACCTAGGTCTCCCACCACTGCTATTCTGCTAGGATAATTCGTGGGACTGGAGACTGGCATAgttctaaaataaaagatagcGCTTGTTGCTGGTATAGAAGGATCTCCACATTGATATTGATACAGTGCACCAGGTTCCAGTCCTGCATACATACATAATAAAGAATATGATGCTAACAACAAAAAGTTTCAGGAAGTCTTTTCTGATGGTTTCGTTGTTCAACAACAACTAAAGGTATTAGATTGAGGAATAATGTGTGACAAGCCAGTTAACAATTCagttttctccttttctctaaaagcaaaataaaccAAATAATTGACTCTTTTATCAAAAGACTACCtattgataaaatatgaaaCAAACTCCTTACGAGCACAAGTGAAGTTCTTGAACAGACTGAGTGTAAATAATACCTGTAAGGCGAACGTGGTGTATGATGCCAGAGGTGTAATTTTGAAGGCCTTCAAAAGGATAAATTTGATCATAGACAAGTGAATAGCCTATTGCTTCATAACTAATTGGTGAGCCCAAGATCCCATATTGAACAACACTAGAAACTGATGAAGGATCTAATGGTGTTATGTCATCGCCAATTTGGAAATCCCCTGTAAacgaattcaagcaaatatgtctATTCAGCCTACTCAAGAAGTAAAATAATCCAACAacctaaaaatttcttttacacGATTCACCATTCTTGTTCTTAACATGATTCCACATGTCTTGTCATTCTTGTTTTCCACTCATTTCAATGAATATCAGACTTATCTGTGATAAATGCACCGACTCAATTTTAGTAAGCAGGCATAAATTTATGCAAATGTTCTTAAAGGCTTCAGTTCCTATATCTACcataaaaacaaagaaattcaTGTAAAATTTCAATCTTGTTATTTGATTGCATGCATCTGCAAGGAAAGTCCATTCTTTGATAAGGGCATCAAATCCATTAATTTGCCAAAACAGAACATTTTCCCATGAAGTTCCAACTAACTTCATGctccaaaacaaaaaaattacaaattgaaaaagaagacaaGGAAACTTTTTTTCCTGCTAAAAGTCTTAAAGCAAAGTACCAACTTCTTATACAATGTTTTAACAGAAAAGAAACTGcatattcaagaaaaagagaaacaagAACATTAACTAAAGAGCAGTAAAGAAACCTGTAACCCAAGAGATCCAAACAGAGTCGTAATTATAAGAGAGGGAGACTGAAATTTGTTGAGGGTCATAACCATTAACATTGTTTTGAAGTTGAGGATAAGTATCAGGCAAGTCTATGGCATTGCCATGGTTGGTCTTGTTGTCAAGGGGAACAGTCACAGGACTAAAGGGACCTTGAAGTGTTGTTGAGAAATTAGCATTAACAATGCATGAGCTCAACAAAGGTAGCAAGAATAGAGGAACTATGACCATTTTTGCGACAAaacccattttctttttcttgggtTTTGTTTCTGCAACTAACCGAAGAAAGTGAAGTCACTAGCTAGTGGCTACTACAGAGAGAGAAAGTTCACGGATTTGGGCACCCAGAATTTTCctctctatatataatattgaatGTGCTTATGTTGTTTCACATGCCACCACCAATTGAGACTTTTGGGGATTCATTACCTATTATTGGCattctcttttgttttatcaaaCTTCATATTAATTGGTAttttttaaggaaaatttTGTTTCCAATGCATGATacttttgtttcatttttcaacttttagaggttttaattctaaaaattaaatgtacaTTTCCTTTTTGCTGCTTATCCTATTTGACagaagaaatgaaaatcacaggtaataaataaataaagtttagATTTTAAAGGCGGATTAAAGAATAAAGTGCTCCTCTAATAAATAACACTTTTCTTGTTATCTAATCACTATTTTCTAAACAGTGGAAGTGATAAAAGaggaaacaaagaaaattaggttagaaaataataaagtttttcttccaattgttgggaatgaaaggaaaaaagattcCTTTTTCTGTCTATGAACTGTAAACAGACAATTTTAtcctaatattttaattatagcaAAAACTATCACAACTCATAAGGGCTGTAACTATAATCTTATTCTTTTACTcggaaaagaagagaaaatactttcataattttctccggccttattttctttccttccaaaCACAGGGTTAAAATTGTTAAACTTGACAAGTAGCGGGAAGATTGAATATGTCCAGGTCGACATTTGAAATTCTTCAATCTCAAGTGCAGTAagactttattttcttgaaaatttaCCTGCACATTCATGGTGCTACTCCAGATCCACCTCATATAATGTTTGTCAGCGACAAAGGCATAGGAAGCCGTTCAAATTTTGCATGCGGCTAATTGGATAGAAAACTGAGATTGTTATTCCATGCATATCAAACTTAATTCAAGGTATCCTCTTCAAGAATATTCAAAACTTCCTTCCTTGTTCGCAATCTCTGACACTCACCTCCTACTCCTACTGAGTGCTGTAAACAAACTAAACATACTGTGAATTACTTCAAGCCggatttgaaaaatattatttattaaattgatcgAGTCGAGTCTTAAATTAGTTTCAAGCTTGATAATTTTGTCCATTAGACCTCGAATTTGGTAGAATTTGTTTAGTTGATTAGCTTGGAAGTGTacttatttattgatttaagctttgtttttctaaaaggttcataaataaatttgtaatcTCGCCTATAAAtagacttttaaaaaaatttatttacaggcttatttattaatttaaatttcaattcaaattaattttagttttaaatttatattatttatatatataatataatactaatatatattattataaatctatattttattatatgatatatatttataatattttatacgataatattaatatttaatattaaaaatacttaatgGACTCGAGTTTGAGCTCGAATATTGTTTACTATAATGagttgaaattgaatttcgtttgtttaatataataaataaatcatttataaACTGAATTTAAATTACTCATgagttgaataattttataattttataataaaaatttataatttaaaaaaatttattaaacaaattcTTAAGCCAATTTTATTTGccacataaaattatatctgtcaatttaaattgaatatttatatattaactaattaaaaataacacaataaaaatatattatgactcataattataatgaagatttataattctataaagtaaatataattcaCTTAAAATTTTcacaaaatattttgattttgtacTCATGTGTTGAATCCTAGTTTCGctgttgtaattaaatttattataaaactttttctgcataaaaaatcaagtaactactttttttaatcttttactcaaaatatttaaatagctTACTACTGAAAATtatctaaagaaaaaaaacacttAATATCATTAcccatttaaatttataatacatataaaaatgcAAATATAGGAGAATTTTCAGAATTATTagttaatcttaaaaaaagtTATGATTCTTACTAATAAATCCgtaattctataaataattaatttcattttaattcaattctaATATGTATCGTAACTTTAcactaattcataaattataattataaaaataaaaagtttaataaagatcttacaaaaaataaaataaaaataataaaatattaatttatgaatttataaacacaattatttcttatattaactttaaaattaatcaaattatttaattacattaaacatatgaaactaaataattattttattgacactcaaatttattcaaagttaataaagcaacacaaaaagaataattatatttaaatatttttaaaattataaaaaatattaatttaaataaatttaatattatattataaaatgtgATATAAATCAATAGTTAAAtgctatttaaaaaaattgatatacataatataaacCTTGTAATAGCCAAATATAATTTTCCTAAAACTGTGAAAAACTAGAAATGGAAATTTGCTGacactattaattaattgataagaaatgtgatatttttaggaaatgagaaaatgaaaagaaagtgCATAGGGTAGGGCACACAAGCTGGAGAAAGGGCTGAAAGCATGAGATTGCAGCCGAAACTCTTCCCCTGCCAATGCCACTGATGGTGATTTTGGAGTTCTTATGCTAAATATTCTTTTGCATCCTTCAATCTAAGGGTGAATGTCTGCAGATTTGGACTTCAAATAATATCTGGAACTAAAACCCCCAAATCTGACCTTGCAAATTCTAAATTCCAATTAAGCTATCTTTGgccaaattgaattaatttagcTGCGGAGACTTGAGTTCTTCAGACCATTTGTTAATTCAAGTCCTTCAGACCATTGTCCTTCCAATTATGTAAGTTCACAAGATACTCAACTTGCACTTATCTAGCAGCTACCTTtgcttgttttttttttttatttattttttgattaagGAGTGCATGTGgcattaatttctttttgcagCAAAAAGTCCCCCAGTGCAAAGGAAGCCCTTAAAGTGTAGAGATTATCTGGTAGACCTCGACTCTCGATTAGGAAAATCTCGGGTTGGTTACTCTCCCATTCTGATTTATTAAATCATTGAAGCCGATAACTTatgatctttttttttgtgcCAGTAAGTATTAGTTGCTACACTAAATCAGATTTCATAGGAAACATTGATTCTCAGGTTTTTATTCAGAATATTGTTGTCAATTGTAGTGTTTTTAAGATTGCATTGAAATGTTTATTAGATATGATTGCTTTTCACTGAAACCGAAATCTTTAATAATAGTCTCTCTTTCTTGTGTAGTTGTTTTATCTGTGACCATTACGTTTGTCTTGAGTTTGCTGTTGCTTTTGCAAACAGTTGTTTATAATCCTATAGGTCTGAGATATTATACTCAGGCCTACAAGAAGCAACAAAGCGATCTTTGTGATGGCTATACTTCCTACTAGATTGTCACTGTTTTTTTTCTGTAATTAGataacaagaaaatataattattagatattCTTCTCTGTATCGAGATGGTTCTGCCCACAAACTGTCTGGAATGGTGAGAAGAGCATTTTCACTACTCCAGATTTCTGTCTTCTTTAAGCCTTAAGCTTAAAAAGGCATGATGGAGTGATTCAATTCAAAGCCTTTCTTGATCTTTGGCATCCACGCTGAAGCAACTTTTGGTCCATTATCCTTCAAAAGACTATCATAGGCCATCTTTAAGCCTTTAAATCCATCTTCTTCCACTTTATATTAGTGATTATCTTGCCTTTTGCACAACCCACTCTCAGTCTAACCTTGTATGTGGAACCCAGTAATCTTTAATGCTTAATCTGGTTTTGTATAGTGATAAAGATGGTATCATTTTAGGGTTGAGTATCAAGTTCTAAAATTTTACCaattttgtattatattatattgtatTATGAGTTAATTTAACAGTTAAAGCTTGCTATTAAAGGTAAAAAAATTAGACGGGGGCCTATCTAATATAAAAGTTAACAGATTTTCTTGTCATAGCAATGATGTTATAATACATATGATTTTAAATGTCTATGATTGATTGACTTGAAACCAATCATGATGGACCTCGAAACCAACCATGTCCTTAGTGAGTTTTGGATTCGTGATTATgctgtttatattttttctatatcgGATATTGGTTTTAGCTATGTAGTAGTGTTCTTGGTGCTGATTGATTATTGGGCTTCTATTGGTGCATATGTtggtttttgttttgatattgTTTTTTAATGGTTTTTGGTGGATGTTTAGGGACAAATGGGGAAAAGGGTGAAGAAAAAGAGTCGTTCACTGCAGAAGGAGAAGAGGGTTTCAACACATTCTCCTAAAGTTGCTCCTCAACAGACCACTCCTAGTGTTGATGTTAATGAGAGAATTACAGTTGCAGTGGTGAAAGAGAGAAAACAATGTGTACACCTTGGCAAggggtttaatttgaataatttaacTGTGAAACTTGGGTCTTCAGATCCTTTAAAGTGTGAGGACTGTCGTGAAGGTGTTGCTGATAGGAGAGGGGCAAAGGGAAAGGGTAAacatggaaaaaagaaaggatcAGTTGATTCAAAATCTGAATCGAAAGCCATTTGGGTTTGTTTAGAATGTGGGCATTTTGCTTGTGGTGGAGTTGGTTTGCCAACAACACCCCAGAGCCATGTTGTTCGGCATGCTAGACAAACCCGCCACCCGTTGATAATCCAATGGGAAAATCCACATCTACGTTGGTGCTTCCCATGTAATACATTAATCCCAGTTGAGATGACAGAGGAAAATGGTGAAAAGAAAGATGCACTACTGGATGTTGTAAATTTGATCAAGACACGATCATCGCAGAGGTCATTGGTGGATGTTGAGGATGTTTGGTTTGGAGGTGGTAGCGTTGCAAGTGAAATCAAAGCAGAAGGCACAATATTGAGCAGCACAGAGGGAAAAAGTGGTTACACCGTAAGAGGCCTGGTTAATCTGGGGAACACTTGCTTCTTCAATTCAGTAATGCAAAATCTATTAGCCATAGATAAGTTGCGGGATTTCTTCTTCAATCAAGATATATCGTTTGGCCCTCTAACCATTGCTTTGAAGAAGCTCTTTACTGAAACAAAACAAGAGACTGGTATAAAGAATGTGATCAGTCCAAGATCCTTTTTTGGATCTATCTGTTCCAAGGCTCCTCAGTTTAGGGGATACCAGCAGCAAGATAGCCACGAATTGTTGCGTTATTTGCTTGATGGTTTGTCTTCCGAAGAGTTGGCTGTGAGAAAACAAGTGAATGCTTCTAAGGAAAATGGGATTTCTTCAAAACATGGCCCTACCTTTGTGGATGTTCTATTTGGGGGCCGAATTTGTAGTACTGTTTCTTGTATTGAATGTGAGTACTCTTCCACTGTGTATGAGCCATTTTTGGATCTTTCACTACCAGTTCCAACCAAGAAACCTGCCACAAAAAAAGCCCAACCAGCTTCTAGatcaaagaaaacaaagttGCCACTAAAGAGAGGGGGAAGGGTTCGAGCAAAAGCTAATAAAGATACAGATGCAGTGCCAGCACAAAGCAGTTCAAACCCCTCAGTTAGCAGCGAGTCTCCATGTCAAACCCTGTCAATCATACCTCATGCAGAAAACTCAATGGCTTCTTCAGGTGATGTTGTAGGATTAGAGTCTGTTTGTTTAACTACTGTAGCTGATAAAAGTGGTTTAGCCTCCCAAAATTTCTCAACTATTCCAGACACTGAGAATGAGCAAGTTACTGAGGGTACAGTGGAGCAGACAACAAATTCATTTGATGACTTCTCATGGATGGATTATCTTGGTCAAGAAACTGTTACGGATGAGCATGATTTGACTTTGCAAAATAAAGATGTTTCGACAAGTCAGTTTTCTGAAAATATC from Ricinus communis isolate WT05 ecotype wild-type chromosome 9, ASM1957865v1, whole genome shotgun sequence harbors:
- the LOC8280655 gene encoding purple acid phosphatase 15 isoform X4, whose product is MGFVAKMVIVPLFLLPLLSSCIVNANFSTTLQGPFSPVTVPLDNKTNHGNAIDLPDTYPQLQNNVNGYDPQQISVSLSYNYDSVWISWVTGDFQIGDDITPLDPSSVSSVVQYGILGSPISYEAIGYSLVYDQIYPFEGLQNYTSGIIHHVRLTGLEPGALYQYQCGDPSIPATSAIFYFRTMPVSSPTNYPSRIAVVGDLGLTYNTSSTLNYLLSNHPDLFVLVGGVSYADTYLSNGTGSDCYSCSFPQTPIHETYQPRWDYWERFMQPLVANVPTMVVGGKHELERQAEDEVFVAYSSRFAFPSEESGSSSMLYYSFNAGGIHFVVLSAYISYDRSSDQYAWLERDLYNVDRSVTPWLVATWYPPWYSTFRAHYREAECMRVEMEDLLYMYGVDIVFNGRVRVLLSSVSFIAGFCFLYFCLGNHPTPKYK
- the LOC8280655 gene encoding purple acid phosphatase 15 isoform X3 encodes the protein MGFVAKMVIVPLFLLPLLSSCIVNANFSTTLQGPFSPVTVPLDNKTNHGNAIDLPDTYPQLQNNVNGYDPQQISVSLSYNYDSVWISWVTGDFQIGDDITPLDPSSVSSVVQYGILGSPISYEAIGYSLVYDQIYPFEGLQNYTSGIIHHVRLTGLEPGALYQYQCGDPSIPATSAIFYFRTMPVSSPTNYPSRIAVVGDLGLTYNTSSTLNYLLSNHPDLFVLVGGVSYADTYLSNGTGSDCYSCSFPQTPIHETYQPRWDYWERFMQPLVANVPTMVVGGKHELERQAEDEVFVAYSSRFAFPSEESGSSSMLYYSFNAGGIHFVVLSAYISYDRSSDQYAWLERDLYNVDRSVTPWLVATWYPPWYSTFRAHYREAECMRVEMEDLLYMYGVDIVFNGRSHMLHQTKKLVASVRSILHQALLLVTFAGISSLSTAHSEKAALAMVH
- the LOC8280655 gene encoding purple acid phosphatase 15 isoform X2 encodes the protein MWNHVKNKNGDFQIGDDITPLDPSSVSSVVQYGILGSPISYEAIGYSLVYDQIYPFEGLQNYTSGIIHHVRLTGLEPGALYQYQCGDPSIPATSAIFYFRTMPVSSPTNYPSRIAVVGDLGLTYNTSSTLNYLLSNHPDLFVLVGGVSYADTYLSNGTGSDCYSCSFPQTPIHETYQPRWDYWERFMQPLVANVPTMVVGGKHELERQAEDEVFVAYSSRFAFPSEESGSSSMLYYSFNAGGIHFVVLSAYISYDRSSDQYAWLERDLYNVDRSVTPWLVATWYPPWYSTFRAHYREAECMRVEMEDLLYMYGVDIVFNGRVHAYERSNRVYKYSLDQCGPVYITVGTGGCRESLAIAHADDPDNCPEPYATPDEEIGGFCAFNFTSGPAAGNFCWDQQPEYSAFRESSFGHGTLEVKNETHALWSWHRNQDIYQVAGDIIYIVREPERCLINPR
- the LOC8280655 gene encoding purple acid phosphatase 15 isoform X1, giving the protein MGFVAKMVIVPLFLLPLLSSCIVNANFSTTLQGPFSPVTVPLDNKTNHGNAIDLPDTYPQLQNNVNGYDPQQISVSLSYNYDSVWISWVTGDFQIGDDITPLDPSSVSSVVQYGILGSPISYEAIGYSLVYDQIYPFEGLQNYTSGIIHHVRLTGLEPGALYQYQCGDPSIPATSAIFYFRTMPVSSPTNYPSRIAVVGDLGLTYNTSSTLNYLLSNHPDLFVLVGGVSYADTYLSNGTGSDCYSCSFPQTPIHETYQPRWDYWERFMQPLVANVPTMVVGGKHELERQAEDEVFVAYSSRFAFPSEESGSSSMLYYSFNAGGIHFVVLSAYISYDRSSDQYAWLERDLYNVDRSVTPWLVATWYPPWYSTFRAHYREAECMRVEMEDLLYMYGVDIVFNGRVHAYERSNRVYKYSLDQCGPVYITVGTGGCRESLAIAHADDPDNCPEPYATPDEEIGGFCAFNFTSGPAAGNFCWDQQPEYSAFRESSFGHGTLEVKNETHALWSWHRNQDIYQVAGDIIYIVREPERCLINPR